The proteins below come from a single Chitinophaga pinensis DSM 2588 genomic window:
- a CDS encoding glycosyl hydrolase family 18 protein, which translates to MKAKKWMKAGLLFAAGLLLSAQTFAQFKVVGYMPSWSGSVSAIQYSKLTHINYAFALPTSTGGLQPIENPSKLSSLVSSGHANGVKVLIAIGGWNNGDDGAFESLAANATYRTNFVNNVMNFVNQYGLDGVDMDWEYPDAGASANNYLALMQQLSTALHNNGKLLTAAVVGTGGASILNGVFNVVDFLNLMAYDYNNYEHSTYTYASQSLSYWVGRGLPASKAILGVPFYARPSWNSYATLLANGANPNSDYFGSDYYNGLPTIRSKTNLAFDQGGGIMMWELSQDATGANSLLSAIYQVKLDRTGTNPPTGSTLIQAENYTSMSGVQVEATTDAGGGSNVGYIETGDWLAYANINFPTSGAYKVEYRVASQSTGGQLSLDLNSGAIVLGYLNVPVTGGWQTWTTISHNVNVTAGTYSLGVYAQSGGWNINWIRITKVASAARTTAATSEKEPLFDNKVVEKAPLLFPNPVATSLNLRGDFNQPGGVITIYDLNGKQVLNAKGGVTNISVDKLPAGTYLLVYVKGAKRVTQQFVKQ; encoded by the coding sequence ATCCAGTACAGCAAACTGACGCATATTAACTACGCCTTTGCCTTGCCTACTTCCACAGGTGGCCTGCAGCCAATTGAGAACCCATCTAAGTTATCCAGCCTTGTCAGCAGCGGACATGCCAATGGTGTGAAAGTACTGATCGCGATAGGCGGATGGAATAACGGAGATGACGGTGCATTTGAATCACTGGCGGCCAATGCTACCTACCGTACGAACTTCGTGAATAACGTCATGAATTTTGTTAATCAGTACGGTCTGGATGGTGTGGATATGGACTGGGAATACCCTGACGCGGGTGCTTCTGCCAATAACTACCTGGCGTTGATGCAGCAGCTGTCCACAGCACTGCATAATAACGGCAAACTGCTGACAGCAGCAGTAGTAGGAACCGGTGGGGCCAGCATCCTCAACGGCGTATTTAACGTAGTCGATTTCTTAAACCTCATGGCTTATGATTATAATAATTACGAACATTCCACTTACACTTACGCATCACAGTCACTGAGCTATTGGGTTGGCAGAGGTCTGCCGGCTTCAAAAGCAATATTAGGTGTACCATTCTACGCACGTCCATCATGGAATAGCTATGCTACTTTGCTGGCGAATGGCGCAAATCCTAATTCCGACTATTTCGGTAGTGACTACTACAACGGTCTGCCTACTATCAGGAGTAAAACTAACCTGGCATTTGATCAGGGAGGTGGTATTATGATGTGGGAACTGTCACAGGATGCAACAGGCGCTAATTCTTTATTAAGTGCTATTTACCAGGTGAAATTAGACCGTACTGGCACTAACCCGCCTACGGGCAGCACCCTCATCCAGGCAGAAAATTATACATCCATGTCAGGCGTACAGGTGGAAGCAACCACTGACGCAGGTGGTGGCTCTAACGTGGGCTACATTGAAACTGGTGACTGGCTGGCATATGCAAACATCAACTTCCCTACTTCCGGCGCATACAAGGTAGAATACAGAGTTGCCAGCCAGAGCACAGGTGGTCAGTTATCACTTGACCTGAATTCCGGTGCTATTGTACTGGGTTATCTGAATGTACCAGTGACCGGTGGATGGCAGACATGGACGACTATTTCACACAATGTAAATGTTACGGCAGGTACCTACTCACTGGGCGTTTATGCACAGTCAGGCGGATGGAATATCAACTGGATCCGCATCACCAAAGTGGCTTCCGCTGCACGTACAACTGCTGCAACGAGTGAGAAAGAACCGTTGTTTGACAACAAGGTGGTTGAAAAAGCCCCATTACTCTTCCCGAATCCTGTTGCGACTTCCCTCAACCTGAGAGGTGACTTTAACCAGCCGGGCGGTGTCATTACCATTTATGACCTGAATGGTAAACAGGTACTGAACGCCAAAGGGGGTGTTACCAATATCAGTGTTGATAAACTTCCTGCCGGTACATACCTCCTGGTATATGTAAAAGGCGCGAAGAGAGTTACACAGCAATTCGTGAAACAATAA
- a CDS encoding carbohydrate-binding protein, which produces MMRSLKMTLMLTAGLALGSSVASAQNWQLVWQDEFTNSIGPDWVFETGTGSGGWGNNELEYYRRENATIENGQLVITAKQESFGGMNYTSARMKTQGRKSWTYGKIEARIAMPSFQGSWPAFWMLGSNITSVGWPSSGEIDIMEHVNTDANVHGTVHWTGTNGGYASYGSSTPVGVTGYHVYSIEWDANAIKWFVDGVQFNVINIAGNVGSTEEFHRDFFILLNFAIGGNWPGFTVNNAALPAKMYVDYVRVYQNSGGNNNPFSTTIQAESYSSMSGVQIEPTTDAGGGSNVGYIETGDWMAYPSVTIPTSGTYKVEYRVASQTGGGRLSLDVNAGANVLGYLDVPSTGGWQNWTTISHNVTINAGTYNFGLFAQTGGFNINWFRITKL; this is translated from the coding sequence ATGATGCGATCATTAAAGATGACCCTTATGTTAACCGCTGGTCTGGCACTCGGTAGTAGTGTCGCGTCAGCCCAGAACTGGCAGCTGGTCTGGCAGGACGAATTCACGAACAGTATAGGCCCTGACTGGGTATTTGAAACCGGCACCGGTTCCGGTGGCTGGGGAAACAATGAACTGGAATACTATCGCCGCGAAAATGCGACCATCGAAAATGGTCAGCTGGTGATCACCGCAAAGCAGGAAAGCTTTGGTGGTATGAATTACACTTCTGCCCGTATGAAAACCCAGGGCAGAAAATCCTGGACATACGGTAAGATCGAAGCCCGTATCGCCATGCCATCTTTCCAGGGCTCCTGGCCCGCGTTCTGGATGCTTGGCAGTAATATCACTTCCGTAGGATGGCCGTCCAGCGGAGAGATCGATATTATGGAACACGTTAACACAGATGCCAATGTACACGGTACCGTACACTGGACCGGCACCAATGGAGGTTATGCTTCCTATGGCAGCTCTACGCCGGTAGGTGTAACAGGTTACCACGTTTACAGTATCGAATGGGACGCCAATGCCATTAAATGGTTCGTAGACGGCGTTCAGTTTAACGTTATCAACATTGCCGGTAATGTAGGCAGTACAGAAGAGTTTCACCGCGACTTCTTCATCCTGCTGAATTTTGCCATTGGCGGTAACTGGCCCGGCTTTACAGTGAACAATGCAGCGCTGCCTGCAAAAATGTACGTAGACTATGTGCGCGTATACCAGAATTCAGGTGGCAACAACAATCCATTTTCCACGACTATTCAGGCCGAATCTTATAGCTCTATGTCCGGCGTTCAAATAGAACCTACTACTGACGCAGGCGGAGGATCAAATGTCGGTTACATTGAAACAGGTGACTGGATGGCTTATCCATCAGTGACCATTCCTACAAGCGGTACTTATAAAGTAGAATATCGCGTTGCCAGCCAGACTGGTGGCGGACGTTTGTCGCTTGACGTTAATGCGGGTGCAAATGTGCTCGGTTACCTGGATGTTCCGTCTACCGGCGGATGGCAGAACTGGACCACGATCTCCCACAACGTGACGATCAACGCAGGCACTTATAATTTTGGTCTGTTTGCGCAGACCGGCGGCTTCAACATTAACTGGTTCCGCATCACCAAATTGTAA